A single genomic interval of Streptomyces sp. NBC_00663 harbors:
- a CDS encoding bifunctional DNA primase/polymerase, giving the protein MSQEFGGRTGLQGKLTQWLRGRRPKEAAEDSGREALLVAAAEAGLPLAPAAYPAPGYRCSCDRVGCPTPARHPVSFAWQTQSTTDRGQIERWVRHQPQANFITATGMVHDVLDVPLDAGLEAMERLLASDIEVGPVAESSDGRLLFFTLTRGTPEDEDEWWPCELDCHPETADEHPGLRWHCRGSYVLVPPARLPGDGQDVHWVRGLEHPLPDPLSLLEVLTDACARYAGAEPDHASTAWPLRG; this is encoded by the coding sequence ATGAGCCAGGAGTTCGGCGGCCGGACCGGCCTTCAGGGCAAACTCACCCAGTGGCTGCGCGGACGCCGCCCCAAGGAGGCCGCTGAGGACAGCGGCCGTGAGGCCCTGCTGGTGGCCGCCGCCGAGGCGGGACTGCCCCTCGCGCCCGCCGCGTACCCGGCTCCCGGCTACCGCTGTTCCTGCGACCGGGTCGGCTGTCCGACCCCCGCCCGGCACCCCGTCTCCTTCGCGTGGCAGACCCAGTCCACCACCGACCGCGGCCAGATCGAGCGCTGGGTCCGGCATCAGCCGCAGGCCAACTTCATCACCGCCACCGGCATGGTCCACGACGTCCTGGACGTCCCCCTGGACGCCGGTCTGGAGGCCATGGAGCGGCTGCTCGCCTCCGATATCGAGGTCGGCCCGGTCGCCGAGAGCAGCGACGGCCGCCTCCTCTTCTTCACCCTCACCCGCGGCACCCCCGAGGACGAGGACGAGTGGTGGCCCTGCGAGCTGGACTGCCACCCCGAGACGGCGGACGAGCACCCCGGACTGCGCTGGCACTGCCGGGGTTCCTACGTCCTCGTACCGCCCGCGCGGCTGCCCGGTGACGGGCAGGACGTGCACTGGGTCCGCGGCCTCGAACACCCGCTGCCCGACCCGCTGAGCCTGCTCGAGGTCCTCACCGACGCCTGCGCCCGCTACGCCGGCGCGGAGCCCGACCACGCCTCCACGGCCTGGCCCCTGCGCGGCTGA
- the efeU gene encoding iron uptake transporter permease EfeU, translating to MFSNYLIGLREGLEASLVVCILIAYLVKTGRKDALKPIWIGIGVAVALALGFGCALEFGSQELTFEAQEALGGSLSIIAVGLVTWMVFWMRRTARHLRSELHGKLDAALQMGTGALVATAFLAVGREGLETSLFVWTSVRAAGDGTPRPVIGAGLGIATAVVLGWLFYRGALKINLAKFFTWTGGMLVVVAAGVLAYGFHDLQEARFLPGEQTLAFDISDTIPPDSWYGTLLKGVFNFQPNPTVLQVTVWLLYLIPTLALFLAPVGFASGKGKVKIPDEQGSQPSKAPQS from the coding sequence ATGTTCTCCAACTACCTGATCGGTCTGCGCGAGGGCCTGGAGGCCTCTCTCGTCGTCTGCATCCTCATCGCCTACCTGGTGAAGACCGGACGCAAGGACGCGCTGAAGCCCATCTGGATCGGCATCGGCGTCGCGGTCGCCCTCGCGCTCGGCTTCGGCTGCGCGCTCGAATTCGGCTCCCAGGAGCTGACGTTCGAGGCGCAGGAGGCGCTCGGCGGCTCCCTGTCGATCATCGCGGTCGGCCTGGTGACCTGGATGGTCTTCTGGATGCGGCGCACCGCCCGGCATCTGAGGTCCGAGCTGCACGGCAAGCTGGACGCGGCCCTTCAGATGGGCACCGGCGCGCTGGTCGCCACCGCGTTCCTCGCCGTCGGCCGGGAGGGCCTGGAGACGTCCCTGTTCGTGTGGACGTCGGTGCGCGCGGCCGGTGACGGCACCCCGCGCCCGGTGATCGGCGCCGGGCTCGGCATCGCCACGGCGGTCGTGCTGGGCTGGCTGTTCTACCGGGGCGCGCTGAAGATCAACCTCGCCAAGTTCTTCACCTGGACCGGCGGCATGCTGGTCGTCGTGGCGGCGGGCGTGCTGGCGTACGGCTTCCACGACCTCCAGGAGGCCCGCTTCCTGCCCGGTGAGCAGACCCTCGCCTTCGACATCAGCGACACCATTCCGCCGGACAGTTGGTACGGCACCCTGCTGAAGGGCGTCTTCAACTTCCAGCCCAACCCGACCGTCCTCCAGGTCACGGTGTGGCTGCTGTACCTGATCCCGACGCTCGCCCTGTTCCTCGCCCCGGTAGGGTTCGCCTCCGGGAAGGGGAAGGTGAAGATACCCGATGAGCAGGGATCGCAGCCCTCGAAGGCTCCGCAGTCTTGA
- the efeB gene encoding iron uptake transporter deferrochelatase/peroxidase subunit has protein sequence MTDNSQAPSRRSLIGWGGAGLALGAVAAGGAVAMTRGDDVDTVAAEAGAAVDFHGAHQAGISTPVQDRLHFAAFDVKTEDRAEFVQMLKDWTAAARRMTGGQAVGEGAFGGLAEAPPDDTGEAVGLKPSRLTLTIGFGPSLFQKFGLADQQPEGLVELPHFAGDALDKNRSGGDLCVQACADDPQVAVHAIRNLARIGFGKVVIKWSQLGFGKTSSTTPEEQTPRNLMGFKDGTRNIAGTETDRLKKFVWVDEKAGPDWMAGGSYLVARRIRMHIETWDRTPLQEQEDIFGRDKGEGAPVGKAKERDEPFLKAMKPDAHVRLAHPTSNHGATILRRGYSFTDGTDGLGRLEAGLFFLAYMRDVREGFIRIQRNLATDALNEYIQHVGSAVFAVPPGVRDADDWWGSTLFAKEA, from the coding sequence GTGACCGACAACTCGCAGGCCCCGTCCCGGCGTTCGCTCATCGGCTGGGGCGGTGCCGGGCTCGCGCTCGGGGCCGTCGCCGCCGGTGGCGCGGTCGCGATGACCCGTGGCGACGACGTCGACACCGTCGCCGCCGAGGCGGGCGCCGCGGTCGACTTCCACGGTGCGCATCAGGCCGGGATCTCCACGCCGGTGCAGGACCGGCTGCACTTCGCCGCGTTCGACGTGAAGACCGAGGACCGCGCCGAGTTCGTGCAGATGCTGAAGGACTGGACGGCCGCGGCCCGCCGGATGACCGGCGGACAGGCCGTCGGGGAAGGGGCCTTCGGCGGGCTGGCCGAGGCGCCGCCGGACGACACCGGGGAGGCCGTCGGGCTCAAGCCCTCACGGCTGACCCTCACCATCGGCTTCGGGCCCTCCCTCTTCCAGAAGTTCGGGCTGGCCGACCAACAGCCCGAAGGGCTGGTCGAGTTGCCGCACTTCGCCGGGGACGCGCTCGACAAGAACCGCAGCGGCGGCGATCTGTGCGTGCAGGCCTGCGCGGACGATCCGCAGGTCGCCGTGCACGCGATCCGCAACCTCGCGCGGATCGGCTTCGGCAAGGTCGTCATCAAGTGGTCGCAGCTCGGCTTCGGGAAGACGTCCTCCACGACGCCCGAGGAGCAGACCCCGCGCAACCTCATGGGGTTCAAGGACGGCACCCGCAACATCGCGGGGACCGAGACGGACCGGCTGAAGAAGTTCGTGTGGGTCGACGAGAAGGCGGGCCCCGACTGGATGGCCGGCGGGTCCTATCTCGTCGCCCGCCGCATCCGGATGCACATCGAGACCTGGGACCGCACCCCCCTTCAGGAGCAGGAGGACATCTTCGGCCGGGACAAGGGCGAGGGTGCCCCGGTCGGCAAGGCCAAGGAGCGCGACGAGCCGTTCCTGAAGGCGATGAAGCCCGACGCGCACGTCCGGCTCGCGCACCCGACGTCCAACCACGGGGCGACGATCCTGCGCCGCGGCTACTCCTTCACCGACGGCACGGACGGCCTCGGCCGCCTGGAGGCCGGACTGTTCTTCCTGGCGTACATGCGGGACGTCAGGGAAGGGTTCATCCGCATCCAGCGCAACCTGGCCACGGACGCCCTCAACGAGTACATCCAGCACGTGGGTTCGGCGGTCTTCGCCGTCCCGCCCGGCGTCCGGGACGCGGACGACTGGTGGGGCAGCACGCTGTTCGCCAAGGAGGCGTGA
- the efeO gene encoding iron uptake system protein EfeO, producing the protein MRAVRLSAVTATATVAALTALTGCTEKGGDASGDRVINVTATDSKCDVSTKEFPAGHVELAIENKGSKVTEVYLLFPDDRIVTERENIGAGTKQRVTAEVKAGDYTIACKPGMKGDGIRQDVKATGGTAAKRDPRLDKAVAAYRTYVQEQADATLPLAETFAKAVKDGDLKAAQKAYAPSRIGWERTEPVAESFGDIDPKVDVREDGLEEGQDPAKDWTGWHRLEKSLWKDKKLTDRDAQLADQLITDLTDWQKRVGKADITPTSMANGAKELLDEVATGKVTGEEERYSHTDLVDFKANVEGAETSYELLKSVAKENDPALVTELDKQFAALNTLLDKYRADKTSYDFTSYDKVGDADRKELSDAVNALAEPLSKLAAAVVVK; encoded by the coding sequence ATGCGAGCCGTCCGTCTGTCCGCCGTCACCGCCACCGCCACCGTGGCGGCTCTGACCGCCCTCACCGGATGCACCGAGAAGGGCGGCGACGCGAGCGGCGACCGGGTGATCAACGTGACCGCCACCGACAGCAAGTGCGACGTGTCGACCAAGGAGTTCCCGGCCGGGCACGTGGAGCTCGCCATCGAGAACAAGGGCTCCAAGGTCACCGAGGTCTACCTCCTCTTCCCCGACGACCGGATCGTCACCGAGCGGGAGAACATCGGCGCCGGCACCAAGCAGCGGGTCACCGCCGAGGTGAAGGCCGGCGACTACACCATCGCCTGCAAGCCCGGCATGAAGGGCGACGGCATCCGCCAGGACGTCAAGGCCACCGGCGGCACCGCCGCCAAGCGCGACCCGCGCCTCGACAAGGCCGTCGCCGCCTACCGCACCTATGTGCAGGAGCAGGCCGACGCGACCCTGCCGCTCGCCGAGACCTTCGCCAAGGCGGTCAAGGACGGGGACCTCAAGGCGGCCCAGAAGGCTTACGCCCCCTCCCGTATCGGCTGGGAGCGCACCGAGCCCGTCGCCGAGTCCTTCGGTGACATCGACCCCAAGGTCGACGTCCGTGAGGACGGCCTGGAGGAGGGTCAGGACCCGGCGAAGGACTGGACGGGCTGGCACCGGCTCGAGAAGTCCCTCTGGAAGGACAAGAAGCTCACCGACCGCGACGCGCAGCTCGCCGACCAGCTGATCACCGACCTCACCGACTGGCAGAAGCGGGTCGGCAAGGCGGACATCACCCCGACCTCCATGGCCAACGGCGCCAAGGAACTCCTCGACGAGGTCGCCACCGGCAAGGTCACCGGCGAGGAGGAGCGCTACTCGCACACCGACCTCGTCGACTTCAAGGCCAACGTCGAGGGCGCCGAGACGTCGTACGAGCTGCTGAAGTCGGTCGCCAAGGAGAACGACCCGGCCCTGGTGACCGAGCTCGACAAGCAGTTCGCCGCGCTGAACACGCTGCTGGACAAGTACCGGGCGGACAAGACGTCGTACGACTTCACCTCGTACGACAAGGTCGGCGACGCCGACCGCAAGGAGCTGTCGGACGCGGTCAACGCGCTCGCGGAGCCGCTGTCCAAGCTCGCCGCCGCCGTCGTCGTGAAGTGA
- a CDS encoding PhzF family phenazine biosynthesis protein → MTDYDVLRVFCAPNGGYGNELGVVREGSVMPDRDERQAFAGKLGFSETVFVDDPERGVIDIYTPTLRLPFAGHPCVGTAWLLDVPELVTPAGLVGARLDGEFSWIEARAEWAPPRTLRQYASAAEVDDLPVPPKGEWIYAWAWEDEPAGRVRARAFPGRDDGIDEDEATGAAAILLTDLLGRALNITQGAGSQILTAPQPYGWVEIGGRVVLEREPER, encoded by the coding sequence GTGACTGACTACGACGTCCTCCGCGTCTTCTGCGCGCCCAACGGCGGATACGGCAACGAACTCGGCGTCGTCCGTGAGGGCTCCGTGATGCCCGACAGGGACGAACGGCAGGCGTTCGCGGGCAAGCTCGGCTTCAGTGAGACGGTGTTCGTCGACGACCCGGAGCGCGGTGTCATCGACATCTACACGCCCACCCTGCGGCTGCCCTTCGCCGGACATCCCTGTGTCGGCACGGCCTGGCTGCTGGACGTGCCCGAGCTCGTCACGCCCGCCGGGCTCGTGGGCGCCCGGCTGGACGGGGAGTTCAGCTGGATCGAGGCGCGGGCGGAGTGGGCCCCGCCGAGGACGCTGCGCCAGTACGCGTCGGCCGCCGAGGTCGACGATCTCCCCGTACCGCCCAAGGGGGAGTGGATCTACGCCTGGGCCTGGGAGGACGAGCCCGCCGGACGGGTCAGGGCCCGTGCCTTCCCCGGCCGCGACGACGGCATCGACGAGGACGAGGCGACGGGCGCGGCGGCGATCCTGCTGACGGACCTGCTGGGCCGCGCCCTGAACATCACCCAGGGCGCGGGCTCCCAGATCCTCACCGCCCCGCAGCCTTACGGCTGGGTGGAGATCGGCGGCCGGGTGGTACTGGAACGCGAGCCCGAGCGCTGA
- a CDS encoding biliverdin-producing heme oxygenase: MDSFSTVIRTASHEQHVEAETSSFMSDLLGGRLGVDAYARYTEQLWFVYEALEAGADRLASDPVTGPFIQPELYRLGALERDLEHLRGPGWRTGVSALPATRAYANRVRECAERWPAGYVAHHYTRYLGDLSGGQIIRDKAEKTWGFARKGDGVRFYVFEGIANPAAFKRGYRELLDGIRADDLEKQRIVTECKRAFALNTAVFRALGDEFPLSA, translated from the coding sequence ATGGACTCCTTCTCGACAGTCATCCGCACCGCGTCCCACGAACAGCACGTCGAGGCGGAGACCTCGTCCTTCATGAGCGATCTGCTCGGCGGCAGGCTGGGGGTCGACGCGTACGCCCGCTACACCGAGCAGCTGTGGTTCGTGTACGAGGCACTGGAGGCCGGGGCGGACCGGCTGGCGTCGGACCCGGTGACCGGCCCCTTCATCCAGCCCGAGCTGTACCGGCTCGGCGCTCTGGAGCGGGACCTGGAGCATCTGCGGGGCCCCGGATGGCGTACGGGAGTCTCCGCGCTGCCCGCCACCCGGGCCTACGCGAACCGGGTGCGCGAGTGCGCCGAGCGCTGGCCCGCCGGATACGTCGCCCACCACTACACGCGCTACCTGGGCGACCTGTCCGGCGGCCAGATCATCCGCGACAAGGCGGAGAAGACCTGGGGCTTCGCGCGCAAGGGCGACGGCGTGCGCTTCTACGTCTTCGAGGGGATCGCCAACCCGGCCGCGTTCAAGCGGGGTTACCGGGAACTGCTGGACGGGATCCGGGCGGACGACCTGGAGAAGCAGCGGATCGTGACGGAGTGCAAGCGGGCGTTCGCCCTCAACACGGCCGTCTTCCGCGCCCTGGGCGACGAGTTCCCGCTGAGCGCGTGA